A region of the Halalkalibaculum roseum genome:
TTTTAAAATTCTCGATCTGTCGGGTAACACGTACATGATTGCTGACGCTTTCTGCTCCCGCATAATGTGTGCATATACCGTCAACCTGTAAATGATTAATGTTGTCCTTGATGAGTTTAACTGTTTGTTCGATTTCACCGTTTTCAAGACCGGTTCGGTTCATGCCTGTTTCCAGGTGCAGATGAATGCGGGCGGGCATCCCCAAATCTTTTGCATGCTGTATAGCTGCTTTCAAACGGTCGTTTTCAAAAATGTAAAACGAGACATCCTGTTCAATGGCCCACTTGATTTCGGAGTTCTCAATCATACCCATAATCATAATGTGACTCCCATCATCGGTCTTGGCATCATGGGCTCTTTTCGCCTCATCGGAACTGAAAACAGAAAAGTGTCTTATGCCACAACTTTCTGCCAGGGGAACAAACTGCTCAATGCCGTGCCCATAAGCATTTCCTTTTATTACAGAACTGAAGACTACATCCTGCCCCACATAGTCCTTTAAGAATTCAACATTCTGTTTAAAGGCTGATTTGCTTAGTTCTATATGGGATGGCGCGAACATGGAAGTTGTTGAGTTGTTGAGTTGTTGAAGAGAGGATCTATCCTTTAATAAGGGTGAAAGATTACACGGTCGAAGTCAAGCTACATTTTAAATGTTATTATTCTTAATTAAGCATTCAGAGTGGAAGCAGAGCATCCGGGAAGGTGTCAACCGCAGAGCGATTGACAAGAAAATTCCTAATTGTTCATTGTTCATTGTTAATTGTCAATTGCCATACACTGTTCAATAATTTTGGCAAACATCTTTACCCCTGTCTCAATTAAATCATCCGGGAAATCATAATCGGAAGCGTGTAACGCCGACTGATCGATTCCAGCCCCCAATCCAAACATCGCGCCGGGAAAGACGTCCGTAAAATGTCCGAAATCTTCCGACCAGCTGAAGGGCTCTGCTTTTTCCAGCAATGAAAATTCATTTTGCTTTGCCGCTGACCTTATTATTTCTACAGCTTCAGTATCATTAACCGTAGCTGAAAAAGACTCCACCCATTCGGTCTCCAAGCCCAGATTATAGGTTTCAGCATGCCCTTTTGCAAATGTAACGGCCTGCTGTTTTAATTGCTCCAGTGTGTCATCGTCATAGGTTCTCAGGGTCATCATGACTTCAGCAAAACCGGGCGATGTGCCAAAGGCCCGCTCTCCAAGCCGGGCATGGATTACAGTAGCTTTTGCTGCTTGAGCCAATCCGGTATGAAATTGTGGAAGGGAGGATAAATCCCCGATTAAGTGCGACATTGCCATGGCCGGACTTTTTCCTTCATCCGGATGTGCCGCATGCGAGGTCTCACCTTTCAGGCGAATAATGAGCCCAATGGATGCCGCTGCAAAAGCTTTCTCCCTAACTACAATCTGGCCTTTTTCATAGCCCGGAAGATTGTGCAGGGCGAATACCCAGTCAGGTGTAATATCCTTGAACCCCTGGTCTTGCAATACACGTCGTGCTCCCTCTCCGGTTTCTTCGGCCGGCTGAAAAAGTAGCAGAACATCTCCTAACTTAGGCCTTTTTTCACCAAGCCATTGTGCTACCCCACAAATAATGGCCATATGTCCATCGTGGCCGCATTTGTGTCCCGTCTGCGGATTACCCGAGCGATAATCAATATCATTCTCCTCAGGGATGGGAAGGGCATCCAGTTCACATCGTATAAGTATTGTTGGACCATCTTTCTTTCCCTCAAATCCGGCTAGTACTCCGTGGCCTCCCAAACCGGTAAGAAGTGTATCAGGATCGGTAGATTTTAAGAAATCGATTATCCTGGAGGCCGTTTGCTCTTCCTCTCCGGAGACCTCTGCGAGGCTATGAAGCTCATGGCGCAGCTCAACCAGTTTTTTAATATCTAATCCGGAATTTGTGCTCATGGTAAAATTCAGTCAATTCCTTTGTGATACTTATTGTAAACTTTGAGCAACTTTGTGAAATAGCCGACTAAAATTATAACACAGAGTTACACAAAGAAGCGCTGAGGGACACAGAGGACTTATCTATGTTAATAGAGATCTCCGAGTACGATGCGGGGATCGGGGTAGAGCTTGAGTGCCTGTTCATGAAACTCATCAGCAACGACTCCGGGCATATCCGCTTCACCGGGATCCTTAATTGAGATCTGAAAATGAAGATGCGGAACCCAGCCGCCATTAATTTTTTCCTCTCCAAGCTCGGCAATCTTTTCTCCTTTTTCAACAGATTGTCCAACTTCCCATTGATCAAGGCATGCTTCAGAAAGGTGTCCGTATAGTGCGAATAAGGTAGTGTCTTCGAATTCGTGACGTGTTACCAGCGTAGGACCATAGTTACCCTTCTGTGCATGATTTTCTTTATAGGCAAGCTCTCCATCATAAAAAGCATAGACCGGAGCTCCGGCATTTGTCCATATATCGATGCCCATATGAATGTTTCTTTTCCCTTCGTACTGATCAGCCGTGTACATCCTGGTTCTCTTCTCATTATACTTGCCTATGGCCCATGATTTTGAGCTAATAAATTCAGGATCATAGCGCTCGGAGAGATCAAAGACAAAGAGCTCCTCCGGGTAATCCATAACCGGGGTTAAATTAAATTCAGAGAGGTCAATCATTAATAATAAATCATGTTAAACCGAAAATTATGCCGGGAATTCGCATAGGACCCCAAGTTATTGTAAAATCAGTTCTATTGGCAATTATTTGAGCATCCGAGAAGATAACAAGCTTATTCGACAATCTTATCAATGTAATCGGAGTTCATAATTCCAAGCGCTCCCATGTATTTCATACGAAAACGAATAAAGTCACCGACTTCGTAATTATTCTTGTTATCACCCACATCCAGGATAAGCATATCGGAACTGGCATCGGCGACTTTAACATCATCATGAATATTTATTAGATGATCGGGATTGATATCCAAGTATCCGATATCCAGTATAGCCCGGTAGGATGTTTTACCGTACTCATCCTTGTCGATGGATGCGACCTTGCCTTGGGGATTTTTGCCGAGATCACCGCTTGGTACCTTCGGTTTTTCTGCAATCTCAATAATTTGCGAGTAGAGCTCCAGTACATCGTTGTGCATGCCTTCTATGGTCCCATCTGAAAACAGGTCTTTGCCGAAGAAGAGAGCCTCACCCACCCGGAAATGATTGATGCCTTTGGGCAGCTGATTGCGCAGCAATAAGGGAATAGTCACCGTCGTTCCTCCCGAAACAAGGGGAATCTCTTTGTCAAACTGCAGTGAAATAATCTGCTTGTAGAGTGCCAGCTGTATTAATTTATCCTCGTCTGGCATTACCCCATGCATGCAATTTAGGTTGGTACCGATACCGATGACCTTAATGGCAGGAAGTTCGAATACCTTTTCGTAGAAAGTAATCAGATCTTCGCGCATTACCCCCTCCCGCAGGTCACCCATCTCAATCATTATTATAACTTTATGTACAGTTCCCTGGCGCTGGGCCTCTTTAGAAAGCGCATGCAGCGTGGAGAGCTCAGTATTAAGGCTGGCATCGGCATACTTTACCACCGATTCGATAATATCTTTTGGCGGAGGTTTGATATAGATGGTCAGCACTTCAGAATCAATCTCTTTGATCTTTTTAAGATTGCTGATCCGGGAGTCGTGCATTTCACCAATTCCAAGGTCGGCGACCTCCTTTAGATAATCCGTATTGCCGCAGAGCAGCTTGGTGGTGATACCCCACTTTATGTCGTTTGACTTAAAGAGATTATCCAGGTAGTTATAATTGTCGCGCAGCTTGTCGCGATATAGCTTTAGATAGGCCATCCCCTACTTATTAAGTCTCATTTCAAGATATTTATTGGTGAAGCCGTACTTCTCATAAAGATACCTGGCCGGGTTATCGGGCTCAACATGCAGTGCTATATCTCCTTCTGTGGCATCAATGATACGTTCCATAAGTTCTTTACCGATTCCCTGCCCGCGCTCCCTGGCATCCACTGCAATATACACCAATATATGTTCGGGGATATACCCGCCCATATTTGTGTCATTAATGATTACGGCTCCAACGATTTTTTCATCACGATGGGCAACCAGTATAAATCCGTCTTGCCCTTCACCATCTCCATAGGCGTAGGCAATACAGCGCAAAATGCTCTCTTTTTTATCACCGTATTCATCCAGGTGATGATAGAGAAATTCAGCAATATCGTCCCGGCTGAATACGGTCGGATTGTTTTCATCCGATTCAATGATAGAATATTTGATCATAAAAATAGCTAAGTGTTAATTTGTTCTTCAACAAGTGTTTCGTCTTTCACTTCAGTATCAAGTTCTCCGTCGCTATCAGGAAACGCCAGCGATACAATTACGAAGGCAATGAGTGAAGCTGTGATTCCGAATACATTTGGATCGAGATTGTACGGTAATTGTTTCACAAAAATTTGCAAATACAGAGTGGTTCCTCCTCCAATAAGCATGGCTGAGATTGCACCAATACTGCTGCTTTTTTTCCAATATAAAGCACCGATTATAGGTACAAATAATCCCGATACCATGAAAGCATAGGAATAAAGCATAAGATCTAAAACACTGGTCATGGTTGTGGCAATCAGCAAGGCTGCTACCCCGATAATAAGTGTTGTTACCTGTGAAAAGCGGAGGAAAGAGTCACTTTCATGGTCCACATCCTTAAAATACACTATAATGTCAGAAACCACATTTCCTGATGAGGCCATCAGGCAACTGTCGGCAGTTGAAAGTATGGCTGAAAAATAGGCCGACATCATAATACCCATCAAACCTACAGGCAATACCGTTCTCAATAACATCGGTAACCCGGTTTCAGGATCAGTATCAGAAATATTTTCGGCGCCGAGGTAATCGAACATTCCCTGTCCGGCCCCCACTTTGGCAAAA
Encoded here:
- a CDS encoding amidohydrolase → MSTNSGLDIKKLVELRHELHSLAEVSGEEEQTASRIIDFLKSTDPDTLLTGLGGHGVLAGFEGKKDGPTILIRCELDALPIPEENDIDYRSGNPQTGHKCGHDGHMAIICGVAQWLGEKRPKLGDVLLLFQPAEETGEGARRVLQDQGFKDITPDWVFALHNLPGYEKGQIVVREKAFAAASIGLIIRLKGETSHAAHPDEGKSPAMAMSHLIGDLSSLPQFHTGLAQAAKATVIHARLGERAFGTSPGFAEVMMTLRTYDDDTLEQLKQQAVTFAKGHAETYNLGLETEWVESFSATVNDTEAVEIIRSAAKQNEFSLLEKAEPFSWSEDFGHFTDVFPGAMFGLGAGIDQSALHASDYDFPDDLIETGVKMFAKIIEQCMAIDN
- a CDS encoding alanine racemase, with protein sequence MAYLKLYRDKLRDNYNYLDNLFKSNDIKWGITTKLLCGNTDYLKEVADLGIGEMHDSRISNLKKIKEIDSEVLTIYIKPPPKDIIESVVKYADASLNTELSTLHALSKEAQRQGTVHKVIIMIEMGDLREGVMREDLITFYEKVFELPAIKVIGIGTNLNCMHGVMPDEDKLIQLALYKQIISLQFDKEIPLVSGGTTVTIPLLLRNQLPKGINHFRVGEALFFGKDLFSDGTIEGMHNDVLELYSQIIEIAEKPKVPSGDLGKNPQGKVASIDKDEYGKTSYRAILDIGYLDINPDHLINIHDDVKVADASSDMLILDVGDNKNNYEVGDFIRFRMKYMGALGIMNSDYIDKIVE
- a CDS encoding peptidoglycan DD-metalloendopeptidase family protein, encoding MIDLSEFNLTPVMDYPEELFVFDLSERYDPEFISSKSWAIGKYNEKRTRMYTADQYEGKRNIHMGIDIWTNAGAPVYAFYDGELAYKENHAQKGNYGPTLVTRHEFEDTTLFALYGHLSEACLDQWEVGQSVEKGEKIAELGEEKINGGWVPHLHFQISIKDPGEADMPGVVADEFHEQALKLYPDPRIVLGDLY
- a CDS encoding GNAT family N-acetyltransferase, which produces MIKYSIIESDENNPTVFSRDDIAEFLYHHLDEYGDKKESILRCIAYAYGDGEGQDGFILVAHRDEKIVGAVIINDTNMGGYIPEHILVYIAVDARERGQGIGKELMERIIDATEGDIALHVEPDNPARYLYEKYGFTNKYLEMRLNK